The following are from one region of the Hymenobacter radiodurans genome:
- a CDS encoding DUF6728 family protein, whose translation MKGRNLFNFGPALGYFFRKNDPNRHTNFNLRTMHFINKLSMAMFLVCLLVMLFRYVL comes from the coding sequence ATGAAAGGTCGCAACCTGTTTAATTTCGGTCCTGCCCTCGGTTATTTCTTCCGCAAGAATGACCCGAACCGGCACACCAATTTCAACCTGCGTACCATGCATTTCATCAATAAGCTCTCCATGGCCATGTTCTTGGTCTGCTTGCTGGTGATGCTGTTCCGCTACGTGCTTTAG
- a CDS encoding MmcQ/YjbR family DNA-binding protein — protein MNIEDYRDYCLLKPGVTEETPFDDDTLVFKVGGKIFALTSISQYGSVNLKCDPERAVQLREEFDYVLPGYHMNKKHWNTVVIGSGVSNAQLREWTDHSYDLVRASLPRGVREELAKDC, from the coding sequence ATGAACATCGAAGATTATCGCGACTACTGCCTCTTGAAGCCCGGCGTAACGGAGGAAACTCCCTTCGACGACGATACGCTGGTATTTAAAGTGGGGGGCAAAATTTTCGCCCTTACCAGCATTAGTCAGTATGGTAGCGTTAATCTGAAGTGCGATCCTGAGCGTGCCGTGCAGCTCCGCGAGGAGTTCGACTACGTGCTGCCGGGGTACCATATGAATAAGAAACACTGGAACACCGTGGTTATTGGCAGCGGTGTTTCTAACGCTCAGCTTCGCGAGTGGACTGATCATTCGTACGATTTAGTACGAGCGTCCTTGCCACGCGGAGTACGCGAAGAACTCGCGAAGGACTGTTAG
- a CDS encoding FAD-binding protein has protein sequence MSLPNGIEALPMAEWTNRHENFTQRLQASACFKLRIPNLPTSQQQYQQTTANFQWLIRYGIEHNVRMRAVGKGWSFSEVPVTDGGLVDTLALRQSFALQPSMVAPAYQTAGRRADNLFFTECGMSIIGLEQQLESRQKSVRASGASNGQSIAGAFSTGTHGGAFRFGSVQETVVGLHIVTGPDRHVWLERASYPVAAPKFTDWLGVTDVFRDDDLFNAALVSFGSFGFIHGVLLETEPLFLLEESSSPRVPYREGVKRLMTHLDLTGLKPWLQLPLNDPTRQPYHLTIIINPHQFDPTGADPNRGVFVQLLFKAPYRAVYPRRPAPASGFIYGDSSLGLISTVLDHLGNAGVALVPTLVNRLYPLALERNNGTAGTMSETFDNTNIRGKAASAAIGIDNRDVLRVLAEVHALNQQTPFPGVLGLRFVKGTKATLGFTRFPVTAVLEFDGVEARITRRFLEMIWARLEILNIAYTLHWGKINFNLTEPRLRKMYGDTAVNQWLASRHRLLDAPTRRVFTNPFMERCGLDKAPAQVPVV, from the coding sequence ATGAGCCTGCCCAACGGAATTGAGGCGCTCCCCATGGCGGAGTGGACCAACCGCCATGAGAACTTTACGCAGCGCTTGCAAGCCAGCGCCTGCTTCAAGCTGCGCATTCCCAACCTGCCCACCAGCCAGCAGCAGTACCAGCAAACGACAGCCAACTTTCAGTGGCTGATCCGCTACGGCATCGAGCACAACGTGCGCATGCGGGCCGTTGGCAAGGGCTGGTCGTTTTCGGAAGTGCCCGTGACCGATGGCGGCTTGGTAGACACATTGGCGTTGCGGCAGTCATTTGCCCTCCAGCCGAGCATGGTCGCGCCCGCGTATCAAACTGCGGGGCGCCGGGCCGACAACCTGTTTTTTACGGAGTGCGGCATGAGCATTATCGGGTTGGAACAGCAACTGGAGTCGCGGCAAAAGTCGGTACGAGCTTCCGGGGCCAGCAATGGGCAGAGTATAGCAGGTGCTTTCTCGACGGGGACGCACGGGGGGGCTTTTCGCTTCGGCTCCGTTCAGGAAACGGTGGTGGGCCTGCATATCGTCACGGGCCCCGACCGGCACGTGTGGCTGGAGCGGGCATCATACCCGGTGGCTGCACCCAAATTCACGGACTGGCTGGGCGTAACGGATGTGTTTCGCGACGACGACCTGTTTAATGCGGCCTTGGTGAGCTTCGGTAGTTTCGGCTTTATACATGGGGTGCTGCTGGAAACGGAGCCACTGTTTTTGCTAGAAGAATCCAGCTCGCCGCGCGTGCCCTACCGCGAGGGCGTGAAACGGCTCATGACTCACCTCGACCTTACAGGCCTGAAACCGTGGCTGCAACTCCCACTCAACGACCCAACGCGCCAGCCTTACCACCTTACCATCATCATCAATCCTCACCAGTTCGACCCCACGGGCGCTGACCCGAACCGGGGCGTGTTTGTGCAACTGCTGTTTAAGGCGCCGTATCGAGCGGTGTATCCGCGGCGGCCGGCGCCGGCTTCTGGCTTTATCTACGGGGATAGTTCGCTGGGCCTTATTTCGACGGTGCTCGACCATTTGGGTAATGCGGGCGTGGCCCTGGTGCCCACGCTGGTAAATCGGTTGTACCCGCTGGCCTTGGAGCGCAACAACGGCACGGCTGGCACTATGAGCGAGACCTTCGACAACACCAACATCCGAGGCAAAGCGGCCAGCGCCGCCATCGGCATCGACAACCGCGACGTGCTCCGTGTGCTGGCCGAAGTTCACGCTCTCAACCAACAAACGCCCTTTCCCGGTGTGCTGGGCTTGCGGTTTGTAAAAGGCACTAAAGCTACTCTAGGCTTCACGCGCTTCCCCGTTACGGCCGTGCTGGAATTCGACGGCGTAGAGGCCCGTATTACGCGCCGGTTTCTGGAGATGATCTGGGCCCGGTTGGAAATCCTGAACATTGCGTACACGCTGCATTGGGGCAAAATCAACTTTAACCTGACCGAACCGCGCCTCCGCAAAATGTACGGAGACACGGCCGTAAATCAGTGGCTTGCCAGCCGCCACCGCCTGCTTGACGCCCCCACACGCCGGGTATTTACCAACCCCTTCATGGAGCGCTGCGGCCTGGATAAAGCGCCTGCACAGGTGCCAGTAGTGTAG
- a CDS encoding leucine--tRNA ligase yields the protein MPAYRPEEIEKKWQAHWKTHKTFEVSNSSDKPKYYVLDMFPYPSGAGLHVGHPLGYIASDIVSRFKRLQGFNVLHPMGFDSFGLPAEQYAIQTGQHPEKTTRENIQRYIEQLSSLGFSYDWSREIRTSDSSYYKWTQWIFLKLFNSWYNLETNRAENIRTLQDIFGEKGSAGVRAAGDADERHDFTAGQWQMMTEKQRIDAVHPYRLAYQSDTYVNWCAALGTVLSNDEVKDGLSERGGYPVERRLMPQWNLRITAYADRLLQGLDTIDWPEPVKEMQRNWIGRSVGAEVTFPLQNAPQQGIKVYTTRVDTIYGATFMVLAPEHELAAQLTTPEQKEAVDAYVLASKRRSERDRMADTKTVSGVFTGSYAINPVSGEPVPVWLADYVLAGYGTGAVMAVPSGDQRDYLFAKHFDLPIIAVTDAQQNLDQQADPTKEGRYINSELINGLTYKEATDKLIAWLEEHNLGKGKVNFRLRDAIFGRQRYWGEPLPIYYKEGLAYGVAEADLPIVLPEIDEYKPTETGEPPLGRAQDWKYRGKFDFELSTMPGWAGSSWYYLRYMDPHNDERFVSEDAEQYWQTVDLYMGGAEHATGHLLYARFWYLFLKDLGLVSGNEPFQKLINQGMILGRSNFVYRLNEIWDDYNPSNATLEAEPSVFISNELQKRLASKAFTNEDKSHLVNELSRIADVWNEINCPITPLKFSFEKLNFNKITALHIDVNNVENDVLNVEGIDNWNTNKNLVGNFISEPNPDGRFLCSWEVEKMSKSKYNVVNPDDLISRYGADALRLYEMFLGPLEQFKPWNTSGMSGVSSFLKKLWRLFHPEDGQLAVTDEAATPAELKALHKAIKKAQEDIERFSFNTSVSTFMIAVNELTALNCHKRAILEPLTVIISPYAPHLAEELWAELGHEPGSITTAQFPVFEEKYLEEASIDYPISFNGKMRGKMTFAAAAVAADIEREVLASEIFEKFSEGKAAKKVIVVPGRMVNVVV from the coding sequence ATGCCCGCGTATCGTCCCGAGGAAATTGAAAAAAAGTGGCAAGCCCACTGGAAAACGCATAAAACGTTTGAGGTCAGCAACAGCTCCGACAAGCCCAAGTACTACGTGCTCGACATGTTCCCGTACCCCAGCGGCGCGGGCCTGCACGTAGGCCATCCGCTGGGCTACATTGCCTCCGATATTGTGTCGCGCTTCAAGCGGTTACAGGGTTTTAATGTGCTGCATCCCATGGGTTTCGACTCGTTTGGCCTGCCCGCCGAGCAGTACGCCATCCAGACGGGTCAGCACCCTGAAAAAACGACCCGCGAGAACATTCAGCGCTACATAGAGCAGCTTTCGTCGCTGGGTTTTAGCTACGACTGGAGCCGCGAAATTCGTACTTCTGACTCCAGCTACTACAAGTGGACGCAGTGGATTTTCCTTAAGCTGTTCAACTCCTGGTATAACCTAGAAACCAACCGCGCCGAAAACATCCGCACCTTGCAGGATATTTTTGGCGAGAAAGGCAGCGCCGGCGTGCGTGCCGCCGGTGATGCCGACGAGCGCCACGACTTCACAGCCGGGCAGTGGCAGATGATGACCGAGAAGCAGCGCATCGACGCGGTTCACCCCTATCGTCTGGCGTATCAGTCGGATACGTACGTGAACTGGTGCGCGGCGCTGGGCACGGTGCTCAGCAATGATGAGGTGAAAGATGGCCTCTCGGAGCGCGGCGGCTACCCCGTCGAGCGACGCCTCATGCCCCAGTGGAACCTGCGCATCACCGCTTATGCCGACCGTTTGCTCCAGGGCCTCGACACCATCGACTGGCCCGAGCCGGTGAAGGAAATGCAGCGTAACTGGATCGGCCGCTCGGTGGGCGCTGAGGTTACGTTTCCGCTCCAAAATGCCCCCCAGCAGGGCATTAAGGTATACACCACCCGCGTCGACACGATTTATGGCGCCACCTTCATGGTGTTGGCGCCCGAACACGAGCTGGCTGCCCAGCTCACTACGCCTGAGCAGAAAGAAGCCGTGGACGCCTATGTGCTGGCCAGCAAGCGCCGCTCGGAGCGCGACCGTATGGCCGATACCAAAACCGTGTCGGGCGTATTTACCGGCAGCTACGCTATTAATCCAGTAAGTGGCGAGCCTGTGCCCGTGTGGTTGGCCGACTACGTGCTGGCTGGCTATGGCACCGGCGCCGTGATGGCCGTGCCCAGCGGCGACCAGCGCGACTACCTCTTCGCCAAGCACTTCGATCTGCCCATCATCGCCGTCACCGATGCTCAGCAGAACCTCGATCAGCAAGCCGACCCCACCAAGGAAGGCCGCTACATCAACTCTGAGCTCATCAACGGCCTCACCTACAAAGAGGCTACCGATAAGCTCATTGCTTGGCTCGAAGAGCATAACCTAGGCAAAGGCAAAGTAAACTTCCGCCTTCGCGACGCCATTTTTGGCCGTCAGCGCTACTGGGGTGAGCCTCTCCCGATTTACTATAAGGAGGGCTTGGCCTACGGCGTGGCCGAAGCCGATTTGCCCATCGTGCTGCCCGAAATCGACGAGTATAAGCCCACCGAAACCGGCGAGCCGCCTCTGGGTCGTGCGCAGGACTGGAAGTACCGTGGCAAGTTCGACTTCGAGCTAAGCACGATGCCCGGTTGGGCCGGCTCTAGCTGGTACTACCTCCGCTACATGGACCCGCACAACGACGAGCGGTTTGTGAGCGAGGATGCCGAGCAATACTGGCAAACCGTGGACCTCTACATGGGCGGCGCCGAGCACGCCACCGGTCACTTGCTGTATGCCCGTTTCTGGTATCTGTTTCTGAAGGATCTGGGCCTCGTCAGCGGCAACGAGCCTTTCCAGAAGCTGATTAATCAGGGGATGATTTTGGGGCGCTCGAACTTCGTGTATCGACTAAATGAAATTTGGGATGATTATAACCCATCGAATGCTACGCTCGAAGCCGAACCTAGTGTTTTCATTTCTAATGAACTTCAGAAACGTCTCGCATCTAAAGCATTCACAAATGAAGATAAGAGTCATTTGGTAAACGAACTAAGTCGTATAGCTGACGTCTGGAACGAAATTAATTGTCCAATTACCCCACTGAAATTTTCTTTTGAAAAACTAAATTTCAATAAAATTACTGCACTTCACATTGACGTAAACAACGTAGAAAATGACGTCCTTAATGTTGAAGGGATAGACAACTGGAACACGAATAAAAACCTTGTTGGTAATTTCATCAGTGAGCCTAATCCAGACGGACGTTTCTTGTGTAGTTGGGAAGTAGAGAAAATGTCGAAGTCCAAATACAATGTAGTTAACCCCGACGACCTCATTAGCCGTTACGGGGCTGACGCGTTGCGCCTCTACGAAATGTTCTTGGGGCCGCTGGAGCAATTCAAGCCTTGGAATACCAGTGGCATGAGCGGCGTGAGCAGCTTCCTCAAGAAGCTCTGGCGTCTCTTCCACCCCGAAGATGGCCAGCTAGCCGTAACCGACGAGGCCGCCACGCCCGCCGAGTTGAAGGCCCTGCACAAAGCCATCAAGAAGGCCCAGGAAGACATTGAGCGGTTCTCGTTCAACACGTCCGTCAGCACCTTTATGATTGCTGTGAACGAGCTAACGGCCCTGAATTGCCACAAGCGCGCCATTCTGGAGCCGCTTACGGTTATCATTTCGCCCTACGCGCCTCACCTGGCTGAGGAGCTGTGGGCGGAGCTAGGCCACGAGCCCGGCAGCATTACCACGGCTCAATTCCCGGTGTTCGAGGAAAAATACCTCGAAGAAGCCAGCATCGATTACCCCATTTCCTTCAACGGCAAGATGCGCGGCAAAATGACCTTCGCCGCCGCCGCCGTTGCCGCTGATATTGAGCGGGAAGTATTGGCCTCCGAGATTTTCGAGAAGTTCAGCGAAGGCAAAGCGGCTAAAAAGGTAATCGTGGTGCCCGGCCGGATGGTGAATGTGGTGGTGTAG
- a CDS encoding porin, with protein MMRRLLVAAGLSGGLLLGLNQQVYAQGEADERPVRFNGMEFRSPDSLFFINFRFRMQNRMGFVTRSGTDLGVREYDARVRRLRLRADGYVLRERLGYTLQLAFSRADQDFEASGIANIVRDAVIFYNFNPNFYVAFGLNKLPGNRQRVTSSGQLQFAERSIVNSALTIDRDFGVKVYFTHPIGPVALYSLKGAITTGEGRSANGSSPGLAYTGRVEWLPFGAFQDGGDYSEGDLAREPTPKVSVAAGYSYNRQTTRTGGQLGTDLFSPVDLGTFISDAVVKYQGWAYLGEYMQRHSPDPLTFDSTDELRYAYVGRGLNQQLSYYFPSGWEPALRYSWLRPDRVLREQANQQEVLEVGLTKYLRKHRVKAQLNASYQPARGNWDLDAPGNRWGGVFQFELGI; from the coding sequence ATGATGCGACGTTTATTAGTGGCCGCTGGCTTGAGCGGGGGGCTTTTATTGGGCCTGAATCAGCAGGTGTACGCCCAGGGTGAGGCCGATGAACGACCAGTGCGCTTCAATGGCATGGAGTTCCGCTCTCCTGACTCTCTCTTCTTCATCAACTTCCGCTTTCGGATGCAAAACCGCATGGGATTCGTCACCCGTTCGGGCACCGATCTGGGCGTGAGGGAGTACGACGCCCGGGTGCGCCGCCTACGCTTGCGGGCCGATGGCTATGTGCTGCGCGAACGGCTGGGCTATACTCTTCAACTAGCATTCTCGCGCGCCGACCAGGATTTTGAGGCTTCCGGCATTGCCAACATTGTGCGCGACGCGGTCATTTTCTACAACTTCAACCCCAACTTCTACGTGGCCTTTGGGCTCAACAAACTGCCCGGCAACCGGCAGCGCGTCACGTCGTCGGGGCAGTTGCAGTTTGCGGAGCGCTCCATTGTGAATTCGGCCCTGACCATTGACCGCGACTTTGGAGTAAAAGTTTACTTCACTCACCCCATTGGGCCGGTGGCGCTGTACTCGCTGAAAGGCGCTATAACTACTGGCGAAGGGCGCAGTGCCAACGGCTCAAGCCCTGGCCTGGCGTATACCGGCCGCGTGGAATGGCTACCCTTTGGCGCTTTCCAAGATGGTGGCGACTACTCGGAGGGCGACCTGGCCCGTGAGCCGACACCCAAAGTATCGGTGGCGGCGGGCTACAGCTACAACCGGCAAACCACCCGCACCGGCGGGCAGCTCGGCACCGACTTATTCAGCCCCGTAGACCTGGGCACGTTTATTTCCGATGCGGTGGTGAAATACCAGGGCTGGGCCTACTTGGGCGAGTATATGCAACGCCACAGCCCCGATCCGTTGACCTTTGACTCTACTGATGAGCTGCGCTATGCGTATGTGGGCCGGGGCCTCAACCAGCAGCTTTCCTACTATTTCCCTTCGGGCTGGGAGCCGGCTTTGCGCTACTCCTGGCTGCGGCCTGACCGTGTACTCAGGGAGCAAGCAAACCAACAGGAAGTACTTGAGGTGGGCTTGACCAAATACCTGCGCAAGCACCGGGTGAAAGCCCAACTCAATGCCAGCTACCAGCCCGCCCGCGGCAACTGGGACCTCGATGCCCCCGGCAACCGCTGGGGCGGCGTGTTTCAGTTTGAGTTGGGAATATAA
- a CDS encoding pyridoxamine 5'-phosphate oxidase family protein → MAEQVAVSNDVTKLIERIKDIKIAMMTTAEPNGTLHSRPMYTQEPEDNGTLWFFTERDSAKIDEVQKDRHINLGYSKPDDNLYVSISGTASVVNDRQKIKDLWSEGLRAWFPKGSDDPNISLLKVDIERGEYWDQPSNVLVRAFGYVKAVTTGERYQPTGDEHAKVNP, encoded by the coding sequence ATGGCCGAGCAAGTAGCCGTAAGTAACGACGTAACAAAGCTGATTGAGCGTATTAAAGACATCAAAATAGCAATGATGACCACAGCCGAGCCCAACGGCACGCTGCACAGTCGTCCGATGTATACCCAAGAGCCGGAAGATAATGGCACGCTGTGGTTTTTCACGGAGCGCGACTCTGCCAAAATTGACGAAGTGCAGAAAGATCGGCACATCAATTTGGGATACTCTAAGCCCGATGATAATCTGTACGTGTCTATTTCGGGCACGGCCAGCGTGGTAAACGACCGTCAGAAAATCAAAGACTTATGGAGCGAAGGCTTGCGCGCCTGGTTTCCTAAAGGCTCCGATGACCCGAATATTTCCTTGCTGAAAGTGGACATTGAGCGCGGCGAGTATTGGGATCAGCCCAGCAATGTGCTGGTGCGTGCTTTTGGCTACGTGAAGGCCGTAACCACCGGCGAGCGCTACCAGCCCACCGGCGACGAGCATGCCAAAGTAAATCCCTAG
- a CDS encoding acyl carrier protein phosphodiesterase: protein MNFLAHLLLSGSPASPDYADIVVGNFAAEAVRGQAGVLAYPPAVQRGIRLHRFIDSFTDAHPLVRRTTARLREAGLGKWAGVVSDMGFDHLLARDFAHYHLDDPTEQLPAFAQRHYALLHDRRKELPDRLQHLLHYMRRDDWLTGYARPQGLERALLGLSRRVPSAEILATGAAAFLAELPAYEADFREFWPELRAASQSLRSTEM from the coding sequence GTGAACTTTCTCGCCCACTTACTGCTGTCCGGCTCGCCTGCCTCCCCCGATTACGCCGATATTGTAGTTGGTAACTTCGCCGCCGAAGCTGTGCGCGGACAGGCCGGCGTGCTGGCTTATCCGCCCGCCGTGCAGCGCGGCATCCGCCTGCACCGCTTCATCGACTCCTTTACTGATGCGCACCCACTCGTGCGCCGCACTACGGCCCGCCTGCGCGAAGCTGGCTTAGGCAAGTGGGCGGGGGTCGTTTCCGATATGGGCTTCGACCACCTGCTGGCCCGCGACTTCGCTCACTATCACCTCGACGACCCCACGGAGCAACTGCCCGCCTTCGCTCAGCGCCACTACGCACTGTTGCACGACCGCCGCAAAGAGCTACCCGACCGCCTCCAGCATCTGCTTCACTACATGCGCCGCGACGACTGGCTTACCGGCTACGCCCGTCCTCAAGGGTTAGAGCGCGCCCTGCTCGGTCTAAGCCGCCGCGTACCCAGTGCCGAAATTCTAGCTACCGGAGCCGCCGCGTTTCTGGCGGAGCTGCCGGCGTACGAAGCAGATTTCCGGGAATTTTGGCCGGAACTGCGGGCTGCTTCTCAATCCTTGCGGAGCACCGAAATGTGA
- a CDS encoding SusD/RagB family nutrient-binding outer membrane lipoprotein, translated as MNTKEDPRRTAYFIPFPFNSTSYKGSSILDPTPSALYSRLHSYLKGTASAVNPAGVLANGSIQGTAITYSGDAPSRLLLYSEYNFIRAEAALRFGAPGDAETFFREGIRASLGNANATPAAITTYLAAHGTLTGTAAAKLEQIINQKYIANFGVVMENWTDWRRTGYPNIKPIPTPIAVWNGVPRSLFYPFNEISSNPNIKQKATLLERVFWDTRP; from the coding sequence ATGAACACCAAGGAAGACCCCCGGCGGACGGCCTATTTTATCCCCTTCCCATTCAACTCCACCTCGTATAAGGGCTCGTCCATTCTGGACCCCACGCCGTCGGCGCTGTATTCGCGGCTGCATAGCTATCTCAAGGGCACCGCCTCGGCCGTCAACCCCGCGGGCGTGCTCGCGAACGGCAGCATACAGGGCACAGCCATCACCTACAGCGGGGACGCGCCTTCCCGATTACTGCTGTACTCTGAGTACAACTTTATCCGCGCCGAAGCCGCCTTACGCTTCGGGGCCCCCGGCGATGCCGAAACCTTCTTCCGCGAAGGTATCCGGGCCTCCCTGGGTAACGCCAACGCCACCCCGGCCGCCATTACCACTTACCTGGCAGCGCATGGCACCCTAACCGGCACGGCGGCGGCCAAGCTCGAACAGATCATCAACCAGAAATACATCGCTAATTTCGGCGTGGTGATGGAAAACTGGACGGACTGGCGCCGAACCGGTTACCCCAACATCAAGCCGATCCCGACCCCCATTGCCGTGTGGAATGGCGTGCCTAGGTCGCTGTTCTACCCCTTCAACGAAATAAGCAGCAACCCCAATATCAAGCAGAAAGCGACCTTGCTAGAAAGAGTATTCTGGGACACGCGGCCTTAG
- a CDS encoding SusD/RagB family nutrient-binding outer membrane lipoprotein has protein sequence MKYPKLLSIALVSAGLIFPSCDSFFDVNDDPNNITVARATEILPAATTNLGFMGVSDLMRYSNLIMQQFSAQGPVLNNTFTNYERYSISDSDVNNTWNSIFAGILADLEQLIKVSTENGSPHYTGVAKILKAYTYQVTVDAWGDVPYTEGLKFGEVQYPKYDDDAVIYPQLIALLDEGIADLNAPTSLLEPNGFTTIYAAPTWAASKVKWERLANTLKLRMFLHYSESDPAFASQQIRALISSGAEFMKANDDNFQMMFLNQAQRQNPLASIEGGSSEINFSPTAFWWI, from the coding sequence ATGAAATACCCTAAACTCCTATCCATCGCGCTGGTGTCGGCCGGGTTAATTTTCCCCTCGTGTGACAGCTTTTTCGATGTAAACGATGACCCGAACAACATCACCGTAGCCCGCGCTACCGAGATTCTGCCGGCCGCCACTACCAATCTTGGCTTCATGGGGGTAAGCGATTTAATGCGCTACAGCAACCTGATCATGCAGCAGTTTTCTGCGCAGGGGCCGGTATTGAATAACACCTTCACCAACTACGAGCGCTACTCCATCAGCGACTCGGACGTCAACAATACGTGGAACTCTATTTTTGCGGGTATTCTCGCCGATCTGGAGCAACTGATTAAAGTATCCACGGAGAATGGCAGTCCTCACTACACCGGGGTGGCTAAAATCCTAAAGGCCTATACCTACCAGGTCACGGTGGATGCCTGGGGCGATGTGCCGTACACCGAAGGGCTTAAATTCGGGGAGGTTCAATACCCAAAGTACGATGATGACGCCGTCATTTACCCCCAGCTGATTGCCCTGCTGGACGAAGGCATCGCGGATCTGAATGCGCCTACCTCGCTGCTGGAGCCCAACGGCTTTACCACCATTTATGCCGCTCCAACCTGGGCGGCATCCAAAGTAAAATGGGAACGGCTGGCCAATACGCTAAAGCTGCGGATGTTTTTGCACTACAGTGAGTCTGATCCGGCCTTTGCCTCTCAGCAGATCAGGGCCCTGATCAGCAGTGGCGCAGAGTTCATGAAGGCCAACGACGACAACTTCCAGATGATGTTCCTGAACCAGGCGCAGCGGCAAAACCCGCTGGCCAGCATTGAGGGGGGCAGTTCAGAGATCAATTTTTCCCCAACCGCTTTCTGGTGGATTTGA